In Planctomycetota bacterium, a genomic segment contains:
- a CDS encoding ABC transporter ATP-binding protein has translation LVGANGAGKTTTLLAISGIVRARAGRVVWEGREIQNRPPHEIVRLGIAHAPEGRRIFPRLTVRENLEMGAYGRRDRAGVRADLERVYGLFPVLGERRAQPGGTLSGGEQQMLAVGRALMARPRLLLLDEPSLGLAPQVARRIFEVLGELHRSGTSILLVEQNVRAALGLAARGYVLEGGRVVLGGAARELLADPRVRAAYLGE, from the coding sequence CTCGTGGGGGCCAACGGGGCCGGGAAGACCACGACGCTTCTTGCGATTTCGGGGATCGTCCGGGCGCGGGCGGGACGGGTGGTGTGGGAGGGGCGGGAGATTCAGAACCGGCCGCCGCATGAAATCGTGCGGCTGGGGATCGCGCACGCGCCGGAGGGGCGGCGGATTTTCCCGCGTCTGACGGTGCGGGAGAATCTGGAGATGGGGGCGTACGGGCGGAGGGACCGGGCGGGGGTGCGGGCGGACCTGGAGCGGGTGTACGGCCTTTTCCCGGTGCTTGGGGAGCGGCGGGCCCAGCCGGGGGGGACGCTTTCGGGGGGAGAGCAGCAGATGCTGGCGGTGGGGCGGGCGCTGATGGCGCGGCCGCGGCTTCTGCTTCTGGACGAGCCGTCGCTGGGGCTGGCGCCGCAGGTGGCGCGGCGGATTTTCGAAGTGCTGGGGGAGCTTCACCGGTCGGGGACTTCGATTCTTCTGGTGGAGCAGAACGTGCGGGCGGCGCTGGGGCTGGCGGCGCGCGGGTACGTGCTCGAAGGCGGCCGGGTGGTCTTGGGCGGGGCGGCGCGGGAGCTTCTGGCGGACCCGCGGGTGCGGGCGGCCTATCTGGGGGAATGA
- a CDS encoding polymer-forming cytoskeletal protein — protein MSKDAGRRLIFCPRCDARQEVSRVTKSTSCPGCHRNISTQDLEINEYCAKIEMYTAGVVTVGRKGTLIAEVRAEGVVVKGEVKGPITSRGPVVVEKSGRVHGNVTSPTLAVAEGAHLVGMIVTGPRAAELLAEIEAAVPVRASA, from the coding sequence ATGTCCAAGGACGCCGGACGCCGGCTCATCTTCTGCCCGCGCTGCGACGCGCGGCAGGAAGTTTCGCGCGTCACGAAGTCGACGTCCTGCCCCGGCTGCCACCGCAACATCTCGACGCAGGATCTCGAGATCAACGAGTACTGCGCGAAGATCGAGATGTACACGGCGGGCGTCGTGACCGTCGGCAGGAAGGGCACCCTCATCGCCGAGGTTCGCGCGGAAGGCGTCGTGGTCAAGGGCGAGGTCAAGGGGCCGATCACGTCCCGCGGGCCGGTCGTCGTCGAGAAGAGCGGCCGGGTCCACGGCAATGTCACCAGTCCCACGCTGGCCGTCGCCGAAGGCGCGCACCTGGTGGGCATGATCGTGACGGGCCCCCGGGCCGCGGAGCTTCTGGCCGAAATCGAGGCCGCCGTCCCGGTCCGCGCCTCCGCCTGA
- a CDS encoding polymer-forming cytoskeletal protein, with product MPDNRPAGGDSITVLGSDCTFKGELSFEHSMRIEGKVEGKIASKGKLALGKGAHLTADVTVGQIQIEGSFKGNLTATERVELSSSANVLGDIRAPKLVIAEGATFVGNCHVSPDALKGAEKSEFVVPVPATPIKK from the coding sequence ATGCCGGACAATCGTCCTGCGGGCGGCGACTCCATCACGGTTCTGGGCTCGGACTGCACCTTCAAGGGGGAGCTTTCCTTCGAGCACTCGATGCGGATCGAGGGCAAGGTCGAGGGCAAGATCGCCTCGAAAGGCAAGCTCGCGCTCGGCAAGGGCGCGCACCTCACCGCCGACGTCACCGTCGGCCAGATCCAGATCGAGGGCAGCTTCAAGGGGAACCTCACCGCCACGGAGCGCGTGGAGCTCTCCTCGAGCGCCAACGTTCTCGGGGACATCCGCGCGCCGAAGCTCGTGATCGCCGAAGGGGCCACCTTCGTGGGCAACTGCCATGTGAGCCCCGACGCGCTCAAGGGCGCCGAAAAGAGCGAGTTCGTCGTTCCCGTTCCCGCGACGCCGATCAAGAAATAG
- a CDS encoding biopolymer transporter ExbD, which translates to MFRARRRSPSSVFPEGVSMTPMIDVVFQLLLFFMLSMRLQEVEGKLFSQLPRRGTLDAPSSPLEELRVVLCAGGRAGEHFHDRGRHARAPKNGPASRVFVERLEIGELHPTETRLDRAAHNRSVWTRLVRRLRELSPFRTADGRSRPVVVDADAEVPYEHVLGAVDACVAAGFDRVEFAADPLRPPRR; encoded by the coding sequence ATGTTCCGCGCGCGCCGCCGGTCGCCCTCGTCCGTCTTCCCGGAGGGGGTTTCGATGACCCCCATGATCGACGTCGTCTTTCAGCTGCTTCTTTTTTTCATGCTTTCGATGCGTCTCCAGGAGGTGGAAGGAAAGCTCTTCTCCCAGCTTCCCCGGCGCGGAACCCTCGACGCGCCTTCATCGCCCCTGGAGGAGCTGCGCGTCGTTCTCTGCGCCGGAGGTCGCGCCGGGGAGCACTTTCATGACCGAGGGCGGCATGCCCGGGCCCCGAAGAACGGACCGGCGTCCCGGGTGTTTGTGGAACGCCTCGAGATCGGGGAGCTCCACCCCACGGAGACGCGCCTCGACCGCGCGGCGCACAATCGATCGGTCTGGACGCGCCTGGTCCGCCGTCTCCGGGAACTGTCGCCTTTCCGGACCGCGGACGGACGGAGCAGGCCCGTCGTCGTGGATGCGGACGCCGAGGTTCCCTATGAACACGTCCTGGGGGCGGTCGATGCGTGCGTCGCGGCCGGCTTCGATCGGGTGGAATTCGCCGCCGACCCGCTCCGGCCTCCGCGGCGGTGA
- a CDS encoding NYN domain-containing protein, translated as MTNPSQPSNGSHESAIAVFIDFENFALGFERSRKRFEVQKVLERLLEKGKIIVKRAYADWTRYRDYKQSLHEAAIELIEVPKRSSAGKNSADIRMCVDAIDLAHSKAHIDTFALLTGDSDFSPLVSKLKENGKRVIGMGMKDATSPLLVDNCDEFIYYEDLERTATAPEIPDDVPKLKREAFEYIIDTILALKRENREVLYSSLIKDTLKRKKPQFDESYHGYRTFQDLLEDMERTGLITLGKDPRSGMYVVTGFAKKR; from the coding sequence ATGACCAATCCCAGCCAGCCTTCCAACGGCTCCCACGAGTCCGCCATCGCGGTGTTCATCGATTTCGAGAACTTCGCCCTGGGCTTCGAACGCTCGCGCAAGCGGTTCGAGGTCCAGAAGGTCCTCGAACGCCTCCTCGAGAAAGGCAAGATCATCGTCAAGCGCGCCTACGCGGACTGGACGCGCTACCGGGACTACAAGCAGTCCCTCCACGAGGCGGCCATCGAGCTCATCGAAGTCCCCAAGCGCTCCTCCGCGGGCAAGAACTCGGCGGACATCCGGATGTGCGTGGACGCGATCGACCTGGCGCACTCCAAGGCTCACATCGACACCTTCGCGCTTCTGACCGGCGACAGCGATTTCTCGCCCCTCGTCTCCAAGCTCAAGGAGAACGGCAAGCGCGTCATCGGCATGGGCATGAAGGACGCCACCTCGCCGCTTCTCGTGGACAACTGCGACGAGTTCATCTACTACGAGGACCTCGAGCGCACGGCCACCGCGCCCGAGATCCCCGACGACGTCCCCAAGCTCAAGCGGGAGGCCTTCGAGTACATCATCGACACGATCCTCGCCCTCAAGCGCGAGAACCGCGAGGTGCTCTACTCGTCGCTCATCAAAGACACCCTCAAGCGCAAGAAGCCGCAGTTCGACGAGTCCTACCACGGCTACCGCACGTTCCAGGACCTTCTCGAAGACATGGAGCGCACGGGACTCATCACCCTCGGCAAGGACCCCCGCAGCGGCATGTACGTGGTGACCGGCTTCGCCAAGAAGCGCTGA
- a CDS encoding efflux RND transporter permease subunit has translation MIEKLIEFSLRNRLVVILAAGALAAAGYVRMQRTPVDAIPDVSENQVIVYADWPGRSPQEVEDQITYPLTSALRGLAGVTAVRGQSMFGFSLLYVIFEDGVDFYFARQRVLEKLPLVTLPEGVKAVLGPDGTGVGHVFWYTIENGWYCPKHPRRGTWDRPGKCPEDGTDRVPSRLDLGELRSLQDWYVRYALSALPGVAEVASVGGHVKQYQIDVDPHKLVAHGVTLGEVYEAVARANLNVGATVLEQNGAEHIVRGVGLLEGIRDIEEIVLSTSEGTPVTVRQVAAVQLGPEFRRGALEKDGAEAVGGVVMARQGVKFSDVVADVRRRLEGIRAGLPPGVRIVPFYDRTELVGRAIATLRTAILEQIVLIALSHIIFLMHFRSILIVTIPLPLAVLTSFLFMGSLDMTANIMSLAGIAIAIGELTDAGIVVTENAFRRIEQEGVDTRDRRRVWETVLSASKLVGRPIFYSMIIIIVAFLPVFALTGQSAKMFHPLAWTKTFAMIGAAVISVTLVPVLCTLLLRGRMHREEDNVLLRLARRVYLPVLSWALDHRALTIALAAILFVSACVAAFGAGTALLAPARLPLEAASLALGREVAPRLYARLSSWTDDLNLLVPGLGREYIPALDEQDLLFMPVTAPTVSLTGAVEIMKHQDAVLRSFPEVAQVVGKAGRAETATDPAPVSMFETVVDLKPYAEWPRRAIRESLVREAFERLMEASVADGTLRPHRHVVWKRRRDFYASIRGRELEPAVLEQKRVFEQTLRDSYEKQLVRPFLRNVTLAVDRYTRGRSAGPEAYRKMKEGLRPVFESAAFAAWMELLQSPALELYRRREPDPARVREILAKLDFSDPLERYTKERLRDDVLDPETRLVGVSNIWTQPIINRIDMLTTGVRTEIGIKIFGTGADNARILETLDELARKVARVAGGVAGAADVFPEPVKGAQFLEVKLDRARAARYGVSAEEALQAVEAAVGGRTAATMIEGRERYAVRIRYARDWRESLEDVGRILLPAADGGHVPLAMVADLRVASGPAMISSENGQLRATVFLNVRGRDVVGFVEEARRAVDRHVEFPPGFRVEWSGRYENTVRDNRRLLVVFPVTVGIIVLLLYFIYHSWKEALHVALAIPFALTGGLAAMALLDYRFSTAVWVGFIALFGTAAETGIVMVIYLEEALARRERAGTRVTPAVLREAVMEGALLRLRPKLMTVGTTLAGLIPIMWSTGTGAEVMKPLAAPVLGGMFSSLLHVLVVTPVLFTAIRERAARRGGPAY, from the coding sequence GAAGACGGCGTGGATTTCTACTTTGCGCGCCAGCGGGTGCTCGAGAAACTGCCCCTCGTGACGCTTCCCGAGGGGGTCAAGGCGGTCCTGGGCCCCGACGGGACGGGCGTGGGACACGTCTTCTGGTACACGATCGAAAACGGCTGGTATTGTCCGAAGCATCCGCGGCGGGGAACCTGGGACCGGCCCGGGAAATGCCCCGAGGACGGAACGGATCGGGTGCCGTCGCGCCTGGACCTGGGCGAACTTCGGTCGCTTCAGGACTGGTACGTCCGCTACGCGCTTTCGGCCCTTCCGGGCGTGGCCGAGGTCGCCTCCGTGGGCGGGCATGTCAAGCAGTACCAGATCGACGTCGATCCGCACAAGCTCGTGGCCCACGGCGTCACCCTGGGGGAGGTGTACGAGGCGGTGGCGCGGGCCAACCTCAACGTCGGCGCCACGGTCCTCGAGCAGAACGGCGCCGAGCACATCGTGCGCGGGGTGGGGCTCCTCGAAGGGATCCGGGACATCGAAGAGATCGTCCTGTCCACCTCGGAAGGGACGCCCGTCACGGTCCGGCAGGTGGCCGCCGTCCAGCTCGGCCCGGAGTTCCGCCGCGGGGCGCTCGAAAAAGACGGCGCGGAGGCGGTGGGCGGCGTGGTCATGGCGCGCCAGGGAGTGAAGTTCTCGGACGTGGTGGCCGACGTCCGCCGCCGCCTGGAGGGGATCCGCGCGGGGCTGCCCCCGGGCGTGCGGATCGTCCCGTTCTACGACCGGACGGAGCTGGTCGGGCGGGCCATCGCGACCCTGCGCACGGCGATCCTCGAGCAGATCGTCCTCATCGCGCTTTCCCACATCATCTTCCTCATGCATTTCCGCTCGATCCTCATCGTGACGATCCCCCTGCCCCTGGCGGTCCTGACGAGCTTTCTCTTCATGGGTTCGCTCGACATGACGGCCAACATCATGTCCCTGGCGGGCATCGCCATCGCGATCGGAGAGCTGACGGACGCCGGGATCGTGGTGACGGAAAACGCCTTCCGGAGGATCGAACAGGAGGGCGTGGACACGCGGGACCGGCGCCGGGTATGGGAGACGGTCCTTTCGGCCTCGAAGCTCGTGGGACGGCCGATCTTCTACTCCATGATCATCATCATCGTGGCCTTCCTCCCAGTCTTCGCGCTCACGGGGCAGTCGGCCAAGATGTTTCATCCGCTCGCGTGGACCAAGACCTTCGCCATGATCGGCGCGGCGGTGATTTCCGTGACGCTTGTGCCCGTCCTCTGCACGCTTCTGCTGCGCGGGCGGATGCACCGGGAGGAGGACAACGTCCTTCTGCGCCTGGCCCGGAGGGTGTATCTTCCGGTTCTTTCCTGGGCGCTCGACCATCGGGCGCTGACGATCGCGCTGGCGGCGATTCTTTTCGTGAGCGCCTGCGTCGCCGCGTTCGGGGCGGGGACGGCGCTTCTGGCGCCGGCGAGGCTGCCTCTCGAAGCCGCCTCCCTCGCGCTCGGCCGGGAGGTCGCTCCGCGGCTTTACGCGCGGCTTTCGTCCTGGACGGACGACCTCAACCTTCTCGTCCCGGGGCTCGGCCGCGAATACATCCCCGCGCTCGACGAGCAGGATCTTCTCTTCATGCCCGTGACGGCCCCCACGGTCTCCCTCACCGGCGCGGTCGAGATCATGAAGCACCAGGACGCGGTTCTGCGGAGCTTCCCGGAGGTGGCGCAGGTCGTGGGCAAAGCGGGCCGGGCGGAGACGGCCACGGATCCCGCGCCCGTCAGCATGTTCGAAACGGTCGTGGATCTCAAACCCTACGCGGAGTGGCCGCGGCGGGCGATCCGGGAGTCGCTCGTGCGCGAGGCCTTCGAGCGCCTCATGGAGGCCTCCGTGGCCGACGGCACCCTGCGCCCGCACCGGCACGTCGTCTGGAAGCGGCGCCGCGATTTTTACGCTTCGATCCGCGGCCGCGAGCTGGAGCCGGCGGTCCTGGAACAGAAGCGGGTCTTCGAGCAGACGTTGCGGGACTCCTACGAGAAGCAGCTCGTGCGCCCCTTCCTGCGGAACGTGACGCTCGCCGTGGACCGCTACACCCGCGGGCGGTCGGCGGGACCCGAGGCGTACCGGAAGATGAAGGAAGGGCTCCGGCCGGTGTTCGAGTCGGCGGCGTTCGCGGCCTGGATGGAGCTCCTCCAGTCGCCCGCCCTCGAGCTTTACCGGCGGCGGGAGCCCGATCCCGCCCGGGTGCGGGAGATCCTCGCGAAGCTCGATTTCTCGGATCCCCTGGAGCGCTACACGAAGGAGCGCCTGCGGGACGACGTTCTGGATCCGGAGACGCGGCTCGTGGGGGTTTCCAACATCTGGACGCAGCCCATCATCAACCGGATCGACATGCTGACGACGGGGGTGCGGACCGAGATCGGCATCAAGATCTTCGGAACGGGCGCGGACAACGCGCGGATCCTCGAGACGCTCGATGAGCTGGCCCGAAAGGTGGCGCGCGTGGCCGGCGGGGTGGCCGGGGCGGCGGACGTCTTTCCGGAACCCGTCAAGGGCGCGCAGTTTCTGGAGGTGAAGCTCGACCGCGCGCGGGCGGCCCGATACGGCGTGTCCGCCGAAGAAGCCCTCCAGGCGGTCGAAGCGGCCGTGGGGGGGCGCACCGCCGCCACGATGATCGAAGGCCGGGAGCGGTATGCCGTGCGGATCCGCTATGCGCGGGACTGGCGCGAAAGCCTCGAGGACGTGGGAAGGATCCTCCTCCCGGCCGCCGACGGCGGGCACGTGCCGCTGGCGATGGTGGCGGATCTCCGGGTGGCGTCCGGCCCGGCCATGATCTCGAGCGAAAACGGCCAGCTCCGCGCGACGGTGTTCCTCAACGTGCGGGGACGGGACGTCGTGGGCTTCGTGGAGGAAGCCCGCCGGGCGGTGGACCGGCACGTGGAGTTCCCTCCCGGCTTCCGGGTCGAATGGAGCGGCCGGTACGAGAACACCGTGCGGGACAACCGGCGTCTGCTGGTGGTTTTCCCCGTGACGGTGGGCATCATCGTGCTCCTGCTTTATTTCATCTATCATTCCTGGAAAGAGGCGCTCCACGTGGCGCTGGCGATTCCCTTCGCGCTGACGGGCGGGCTTGCGGCGATGGCGCTGCTCGACTACCGCTTCTCGACGGCGGTGTGGGTGGGTTTCATCGCCCTTTTCGGCACGGCGGCGGAGACGGGGATCGTGATGGTGATCTACCTCGAAGAGGCGCTGGCGCGGCGGGAGCGGGCCGGGACGCGGGTGACGCCCGCGGTCCTGCGGGAGGCGGTGATGGAAGGGGCGCTTCTGCGGCTGCGGCCCAAGCTCATGACCGTGGGAACGACGCTCGCGGGGCTCATCCCCATCATGTGGTCCACCGGAACGGGCGCCGAGGTGATGAAGCCGCTGGCGGCGCCCGTCCTCGGCGGCATGTTCAGCTCGCTCCTTCACGTCCTGGTGGTGACCCCCGTGCTCTTCACGGCGATCCGGGAGCGCGCCGCGCGCCGGGGCGGCCCCGCGTATTGA